GGATCAGGAAACGGCTCCCATTGCCGCGCCGCGCAACGGCAGCGCTGGCAGTGTGTTCCGAAGCTTCGGTTCCCTTTTCGGTGGTAACAACTCGGACACCACTCGCCCGCAAACGCCGCAATCTGGCGATGGCTATGTGGAGTTTGGGATGCAGAATCCGGAACGGAGTGGCCGGACACTGGGCACCTTTGCTGGGGTCTTCAGTCCGGTGGCCCTGTCGATGTTTAGCGCATTGGTGTTTATACGTGTTGGTACGTGCTGTTTTCTTGGTGACGTCATGGACCGACAGACACTTGTTGTCTCGGTCCATTGAACTTTTGATTCTATATCTGTGGCtgactttctctctctgtgtgtaaTCGAATTAGGCTACATTGTCGGCAATGCGGGCTTGTACATAACTCTGCTGCAGTTCCTCATAGCCTATGGGATACTTCTGTTTACGGTGGCGTCTGTCTGCGCCATCTCTACCAATGGAGCGATTGAAGGTGGAGGCGTCTACTGTGAGTCATATAAATGTTCTTCTATAGTAGATTTTATATCTAATGATAAACCTTTTCCAGTCATGATCAGTCGCACTCTGGGCGTAGAATTTGGTGGTTCCATTGGCACCCTGTTCTTCTTTGCGAATGTCGTCGGCTCGGCAATGGCCATCACTGGCTGCACCGAGGCCATCATGGATAACTTTGGCCCGGGCGGACACTTTGTCAGTGACGGTGCCACCCTGCCCGACGGCGATTGGTGGCGCTTCCTCACCAGCAGCATCATCAACACCTGCCAGCTTCTGGTCTGCCTAGTGGGTGCCGCACTCTTTGCCAAAACGTCAGTGCTTATTTTGGGTACGGTGACTATTTCCCTGCTTGCTACGTATATCAGTTTCCTGTCTCTGAGCGGTACCAATGACACGGTAAGTGTTTTTCCAGCACATCCCCCTCCCCTTCGACCATCACTCATTGACCCAAAGCCCTGTCAGGCTTATCAATCCCGGAGTATACGCTATGCCGATATCTAGGCTATCTATGGCTCATGTGGCtcatttatttaaaattttattttaagGCATACTCGTAGCAGAAATCCCAAGTGTGATAAAGAGTAGCGCCTCGAttgtttctgtgtgtttctggCAGATTTGTATTATATTTCACAGCAGAAACACATTGAAATCTAGTATGATTCATCAAGTAGTTCTCCACAAATGTATGAAAAAGCTCCTGGAGTATACATATAAATTTACATATGCATAGGAACTCAGGTCCTTAGAATTGATGTATGCATTCTTGGAGAACTCTAGCTTCTTGGGAACTCTTTTTCTGCTTATATTATGGCGATAAATACTGAAAAACACCACAGATGAAGCATTATTTTGCGGTGCGAGGCTGTCAAAGGTCGTGTCAAGCCCCCAAAAAGATCTGTACCCCGGGGTAGTTACCCAAAAAGAAACCCAAACGTTTAAGGAACATGTACCTTTTCTTATAGATATGTATGTTATAGCGATCCAACGATTAATAGATCATAGAAAAACACTCCATTCCGTTTATTCAAGAACAGAGCACATTTTCACCAAAAGATATATCTACCCTAACATAAATCGAAAGGAATCCAGTCTTTTGTTGCATTCCCTCGGCTTTTATCTTCCCAGTCTATTATTTTTCTGTAAATAcacataattccccacattaAAACATCGTTAGAAGCAACAATATACCGACTTGTCCGCATGTTTCCTCGTTTCTCGTTTTCTGGCCAGCTTTTATCTTTCCGGTCAGTTTTTGTGGGTTTTGCTGTATTAAACAATTCCCCTTTCAAATGCATATCTAAAAACCCACAGAACTACGATAAGACCCAAGGGTTTAGGCAAAGTGAAATGACGATTCTTGTGAGTCAGAGAGTGATGATGAGCGGGACTGATTACAAAtgtattatatatatatacatatatataaatgtgCATACATGTGTAGAACATATAGTATTAATTAGCTGATTTTTGCGATAACCTAgatagttttttgtttttgctgatTGCAGATACCGGTGCCCTTGCAAAATACATATTATAATGAAACTTCATCGCACTTCCTACCGTATACGGGTCTGAGTGCTAACACACTGAGCGATAATCTGGGAGAGCAATATGGCCACGATTATACATCGAACAACAAGATGGTGGACTTCGCCACCACCTTCGGTGTGCTGTTCTCCGGCGTGACGGGCATCATGGCTGGTGCGAACATGTCTGGGGAGCTGAAGAATCCCGCCAAGAGCATTCCCTGGGGCACACTATCGGCGGTGGCATTTACCTTCGTCTCGTACATCATCCTCTCGTTCCTGATGAGCTGCACCACACCGGGCGTGACGATGCGGAATAACTACCTCTTCCTGATGCCCGTCAATGTCTGGCCACCATTCACGGCTATTGGCATACTGACGGCCACCTTTTCGACGGGACTGAGCAACCTGATTGGATCTAGCCGAATTCTGGAGGCCCTGTCCAAGGATCAGGTGTTTGGCTCGCTGCTGAACTTTGTGCTGCATGGAACGTGGAAGGGAAATCCGATTGCCGCCGTTGCTGTCAGTTGGGTAATGGTGGAGTGCATCCTGCTGATTGGCTCCTTCAACATCATCGCGCAGATCAACTCGGTGCTGTTCATGCTCTCGTATCTGGCCACCAATCTTGCCTGCTTGGGCATTGAGCTGACGGGTGCCCCAaacttccggcctctgttcaaGTACTTCACCTGGCACACGTGTCTTGTAGGTCTGCTGGGCACACTCATCATGATGTTTGTGATCAATCCGATCTATGCCTCCTCCTGCATCATTCTGTGCCTGATTTTGGTCATTGCTTTGCATCTCTTTTCACCGGCCACTCAGGCAGCACAGTGGGGGTCCATCTCTCAGGCCTTGATGTTCCATCAGGTGCGCAAGTATCTGCTCATGCTGGATCCGCGCAAGGATCATGTCAAGTTCTGGCGTCCGCAAATACTTCTCCTGGTTTCCTCGCCACGTTCCTGCTGCCCTTTGGTCGATTTTGTCAACGATCTCAAGAAGAGCGGCCTCTACATCATTGGCCATGTGAAAGTGGGTGACTTTAAGAGCGTCGAGGATGTGGAGGAGAATCAGCAGTGGTGGTCATTCCTAGATCACATGCGCGTCAAGGCCTTCACAGAGGTCACGCTGAGCCGCAGCATTCGCGAGGGCGTGCAGCATTTGATTCGTTTGTCGGGAATTGGTGCAATGAAACCAAATACGATTATTCTGGGCTTCTATGATAACGAAGCACCTAAAGATTTCTTCCAAAAGTAAGTGAAAATAATGCTGAAATGAGAGTTGATTATcaatttttggttttttcattCTCACAGCGGTTCCTCCCCCTATAAAACGGATGACTTTAACAGCGGCGATATACAGAACTTTCCCATACGACGCGATGGTGATCCAAAGCATTTCCAGGTGCAGGAATACGTCCAGATCCTGTGCGATACGCTGCGCATGAAGAAGAATCTGTGCCTGTGCAGGAACTTTCAGCGTTTGGATAAGAACTTTATAGCCATGTGAGGGCGACACGCCATATTATTTATCGGAATTTTATGGAATTTTATCTGTTCTGTTTCATATTCTGCAGAAGCAAGCATGTTAAGTACATTGATGTGTGGCCCATAAATATATTCAATCCGACATCTGGTGATCCCTTTGATATGGTCTCTCTGTTCATGATGCAGCTGGCCGTGATAATGCTGGCCAAATGGAAGCATCTTAGAGTGAGAATCTTTTTGTGCGAGACAAATGAAGAGCGCACTGTGGGGTAGGTCCATTGATAAATCCCAAATAGAATTTTCCTAACATTTTTTCCGATTTCCCTTAGCACCTTTGACACCCAGGCCCCTCAAATGGAAATCTTCTCCAAGATGAAGCTGCAACAGTCCCTCAAAGAACTCCGAATCACAGCTGATATTATAGAGATTGAGGAATGGAGTAGGGACTCGGATTTCATACGTCATGCCCGAACCCTCAAACAGTACACCGGTCAGGCGGATAATGCCCTGCTGGAGGATGACGATGGCGATGAGACAATGAATCGCTCGCTCCTGTATATGCAGAGGGCAAATCAAATTATACGCGATCGTTCGGATCAGACGGCGCTATCGTTCATCTATCTGGCAGCGCCACCAAAGCTCTCGGCAACAGATTTTGCGGAACGCAGTGCCAGCTATGTGGAGCTGCTGACGGAGCTGACGGCCGATTTGCCGCCCACAATTCTGGTGCATGGCGTCAGTACGGTGACCTCAACAACGCTCTAGGCTCTCTGGGCTCTTGGCGAATACCAAGCATTTCCATAAGTGATAAACAAAGCAACCGGAATGAACCAATTTAGACGACACGCCGGCTGCCGTTCTCTTGTCCCTCCCGACCCCCCCTCCCAACTGTCCTTGGATCTGTCTCTGGGCAGTCACTGTCGCTGATATGCGGCTGGCGATTTATCACTTATTGTGTGTGTCCTATGTGGGCTTGAAGCTTTAGCAGCAATCGTATAACATAGTGTATTCGCTCATCTAGCACCCTGGCACACATGAGACATCACACACACAGATCAGAATCAAAATCAATCATCATATCAGCCAACTATATATAATTTTATGACAAGACGTATCATGTTTTAACCTGCATTCATCCACCTCCTAATCGAACCCCACCCCGATATTAACATTTTTGTGATTCAAGAGTTATATACTATCTAATACAAATACTAATTCTACTTCTACTACTACATGACAAATAGATACGCgaaaggcaaaaaaaaaaagtattaGAGAGCCACAGCCGCGAGATTGTGGCTATAATCATAAAGATTTCATTATGCACCTAGTGATAACTACTAAATGGGGAAGGGAATGAAAGGGTGCTCACAGTTCGTTTGGGACTTTGATGGATTGTTATTTTAGATAAATGTATTtgggtgcgtgtgtgtgctACTTTTTGAAAGCGTTTACCTGTGAGACTACCCACACCTTTCCCTTCCCCGCTTTACAAAACTATTATCGATCATAGCGTTCAATGTATTCAGTTCTTTCCAATAATCTAAATAAAATATTAgctatatttatttatgtacataattGAGTGATCGTTATTTTTGGTGATATTTTTTCCGTCTGCCACAGTTGTATGCGGGCTATAAAGCTGATGCACTGTTCGTAGTTTTGCAGTGGGATCCAAGGGATCTTTGGCTCTGAGTTAATGCTAATTCAAACAGAAAACATTTTAGAAATCGAAACAATTTAGTTGTACTTATAGGAGTATTTAATATTCACTTATCTGCTATACTATTCAGAttcaaaaatatatttattaacgAGGCGTGGGCTGCTTTCCAAAGATTATTTATTGGGACCCCCGAACCAACGAAACCCTCGATTATCGCAGATCTGTTTGACTCCACAGTAAAGCTGTTCCATTCTATTCCAAGACACTCCATGGCTTTTGGCATAGGTGGAATTTTCGCGGGAAATGAACATATTTCTATAATAAATTTTGCATATTTGATCAAATCGTGTCGAAATAGGTATTTATTCTATTTTCCCAACACGATTTCTGTAAGACATATAAGCACTTCCGTTGCATATAGTCCAATTTGATCTCCACATATTTTGAGTGGAGtgttttttcttgttttcatCAATGGAACGGAGTTTGCAACGATATTTGGAACATGCTTACTTCCAGCTCGCACTCTCTTATCACTGCATCCATTAACACTTTCCGTTCGGAGAAGGCAGTTCTTATCCGCTTTGAACTTTGTTTGTGCATCGTTTACCGCTACCATTAAATGGTTATTAAGATATGGGATAGGATCTGGGTCGTCGCGTGTAAAATGGGACACTGATTCCCCAGCAGCAGGAGCCACGCAACAGCAGTCGAGGCAATAGAGTCATAAATGTCACCACGATGCGCTCTCGATCCTGTTGTTGCACTATTTATGTGATGACAATTTATGATACTCATCAAGGAAGGTCGGCGGGGCACACCCCTGCACTGATTacctgcacacacacacgcacacgcacagcccttcaaggatcaaggatcTGTTTGTGTTAGCCCGTGATACCGCTCGAGTGTCAATAAATTCTCATAAACGAACGCAATTGCCTGACACTTTCCAGGGGCGCTATCGGGAGGCAGCCTAACGGAcaagttttttttgttggttatACCTAGGGGCCGAGGGTCTAAGGGTTACCCCCAGGAGTCGGGGGTAGGACTGGACCTAAGTTATGGCATGAGTTTTGTTGAAATTGTCGCCTGCTTTGAGCCAAGAAAATTACCATACAAATGTACCTTTCTCTATACGAGTACCACTCCACTCCCAAAGAGCACTCCACTCTTTAAATCCCAGTCCCGACATGCAGTCTGGATGCACATCTGGGTGACCACAACAAAATTTACTTGGAAACAAACAAATAGTCGAATATAATAATTCATAATTCCAGATTATTACATGGTAATTTGGCTCAGAAATCTATGGAATGGGTTCTCCATGAGGTAATACAATGGAAAAAAAGCAGGCACAGATCGATTCCATTGTCTTGGGATTCTATAACAAAGAAGGATCAACAACTTCCCATGGAATTCCTCTTGACTTTGGAACCTCACCTCTAATCGTATTTTCGCAATTTAGCGCCAACATCTAATCCGCAAAACGAAAACGATTAATCTGAGAAGAGAAGAACAGCAAACCAGATGAAACACGCAACCAACAGACGGACCAGAGGATTATCATCAGGTGACCTATTGTTGGCCCAAGAATAGACTttgagatagagagagagagagaggtttCCCACTTTCAACCAGAACCGCCCACCATTTACTACTAGCTATTGTTGCTATTTTGACAGCCGAAAAGAAGAGCATGCCTCTCAGGTAGTCCACGCAAAATGCTAATAGGAAATGCCAGGATCATCTGGATCTTCATGGGCGTTGACGATCTTTAGACTATCCGCGAACCTTTCTCCCGAATATTGCAGCATAATGCTTGAGCTGGGATTGGGATCGGGAACCGGGATCTGCTACTAAGCTGCGGTCGCGTGGCACTCTTGACAAAGTCAATCGATCAGATCCATCAGCGATCATCATCATGGTCAGTGGCCAGCGTTAAGATCAAACGTCGGATCCTTTTGTCGGCATAGCTCCCCCACACCCTCGGCTTTGTTCTTGACAATTTGTGTGAAATATCTGGGTCCGTGCACTGGTCCATCATTTGTACAATTTAGCCATGCCTGGCGCTTCTCTTCAGCCAGTGTTTGCCCAATTGTTTTGGCCGTTTTCTATAGAAATTCAGCGAACTGTTTGAATTGATTTTCCTCTTTTGATGGGTGGAGTGCATCTGTGGCTCTGAGGTAATTAACCTTTCGCTGCGGCCACTTGAAAGTGGGCTTGAGCCGGACTGACTCGAGGTCTGATTACGGTGTGGAAAGTAGAGCGATTTAAATGGTAAATGTGGTAAGAGTAGAGTACCTTTTGAGTACCGGCTATACACTCTGCGATCTAAAGGCCTTAGTAGTTGTTGCTCATTAAAAAATATGGGTTTGGAAAATAATCATGACTGAATATATCTAAAAGACTTAATTCAAACACAAAACATTTCAGAGATCGATACAATTTTCCACACAAATTGGGTATCGATCTAGCCCCTCTGTTGGTTCTTTATAACCCACCCTATGTGGTGGTTCTCTTAAGAGAATTACACTGGTTGATGATCTTGGTTCCTTAGTTAATCGTAGAAAAATGCTGGCTGTATTTTTTGTACACAACATGATCAAGGTTTGAGCCGCATAAGCTTCAGGATTTCTATTAGATCCTCTAGAAAAtatataccgttgttccttttTCTTTCTAGATCGACTAATTCCTTAAATGAACCGCTTAGGATCTTGTGCTCGGACTATAATTCTATCTACCATATTATTTCCACCACTAATTCCCTTCCTCTTCTTAAATTACTCATAATCACATACCTTTCTTGTAATTAGCAATTGTATTTGTATGTTGAACGCATTCTTAGTTCTTTTAGTTCGGCTTAGgtctaattttcctcgaatattagtctattAGGCGGTTCGTCAGGCGGCAGATCCCCTTGACCGGTTGAGTGGGAGGAGGTTTGCGTTCTTGCCTTGTGATCCCCGCGTACTAATGCTAtgatgaaatgaaatgaaatgaaagagTTCTCTGAGTACTTTTCTGATGTGAAATTTGTTTTAAAATGTCTCCAAAAGTGTCAGTCCCCTCGGGTTGCGCATTCTGCAGAACAGACTTTGTGGCAGACTCGAAAACTTCTTGACACCTACCCGCAAACTCCTTTCATGTGAAAAAATCACCTCGAGGCCTCCAGCGAAAGCCCCAGCCAGTCAGCCACTTGCAAGATATTTACGTTTGACCCAATAATAAAAGTACAATCGACTAAAATCGAAAGTTGCAAACCGCACATCGCACATCGaaattctttttctttgttcTGCTGGAAAGCCAAAACGGAACGACCACTTACTAGACCACAGACATGCAATGGAGCTGGAGATATGGATgtggatatatatatatacatatatatatatatatagggTGGAGTGGCAGCAGACCGAGCCGATCGATGCGAAAATTATGGAAATAATTCCCACATTGGGAGCcatgctctgctctgctctgatcTCACTGTCTGCTGCTGTACATTTTGCGCTGGCATTTTGACCTTGGCAACAATTGTTTGGACTATAAAACGTCAATTTCAGTTTACAAAAGAGAGGTATGATTACCGGACGGTAGCCAAATGACAGGTCAAACAAAGCAGCGGCAAAGGCCACTCGAGGAGTGTCCATCTAGACctgatccgatccgatcggAGGTAGACGAGGGGCAATTAAACGTTTTTGACCGCAAGCCAATTTGGGGCACGGGctctcgctctggctctgggaCTGATCTGCTTTCTGCCGATTGCTTACAGGTAAAAGAGGATCAGGCCAGGAGAGCGAATCAGGTAGCAGGAGGTTTACCTGAACCAGAACCTAAGCCAATCATAAAAGGGCAGCGGATCCAGCGACTCTGCCCAGCTAT
The sequence above is a segment of the Drosophila miranda strain MSH22 chromosome 4, D.miranda_PacBio2.1, whole genome shotgun sequence genome. Coding sequences within it:
- the LOC108162482 gene encoding solute carrier family 12 member 9, which translates into the protein MSSNTDQETAPIAAPRNGSAGSVFRSFGSLFGGNNSDTTRPQTPQSGDGYVEFGMQNPERSGRTLGTFAGVFSPVALSMFSALVFIRVGYIVGNAGLYITLLQFLIAYGILLFTVASVCAISTNGAIEGGGVYFMISRTLGVEFGGSIGTLFFFANVVGSAMAITGCTEAIMDNFGPGGHFVSDGATLPDGDWWRFLTSSIINTCQLLVCLVGAALFAKTSVLILGTVTISLLATYISFLSLSGTNDTIPVPLQNTYYNETSSHFLPYTGLSANTLSDNLGEQYGHDYTSNNKMVDFATTFGVLFSGVTGIMAGANMSGELKNPAKSIPWGTLSAVAFTFVSYIILSFLMSCTTPGVTMRNNYLFLMPVNVWPPFTAIGILTATFSTGLSNLIGSSRILEALSKDQVFGSLLNFVLHGTWKGNPIAAVAVSWVMVECILLIGSFNIIAQINSVLFMLSYLATNLACLGIELTGAPNFRPLFKYFTWHTCLVGLLGTLIMMFVINPIYASSCIILCLILVIALHLFSPATQAAQWGSISQALMFHQVRKYLLMLDPRKDHVKFWRPQILLLVSSPRSCCPLVDFVNDLKKSGLYIIGHVKVGDFKSVEDVEENQQWWSFLDHMRVKAFTEVTLSRSIREGVQHLIRLSGIGAMKPNTIILGFYDNEAPKDFFQNGSSPYKTDDFNSGDIQNFPIRRDGDPKHFQVQEYVQILCDTLRMKKNLCLCRNFQRLDKNFIAISKHVKYIDVWPINIFNPTSGDPFDMVSLFMMQLAVIMLAKWKHLRVRIFLCETNEERTVGTFDTQAPQMEIFSKMKLQQSLKELRITADIIEIEEWSRDSDFIRHARTLKQYTGQADNALLEDDDGDETMNRSLLYMQRANQIIRDRSDQTALSFIYLAAPPKLSATDFAERSASYVELLTELTADLPPTILVHGVSTVTSTTL